One Cryptomeria japonica chromosome 9, Sugi_1.0, whole genome shotgun sequence genomic window carries:
- the LOC131079606 gene encoding pentatricopeptide repeat-containing protein At2g13600, with translation MPSTALLLPTMRFQRVCSSTLSSLKCDLLDTVFQNQLINMYAKCGGLVDARQVFDEMRARDLFSWNVIIATHQRHGSLHEALTLFNRMRDSGVQADQFIFASILPVCARLGALEEGRGIHQSIIESGFLSDGIVVNALIYMYVKCGSIRKARELFDKMPLRNVVSWTAMIAGYAKFGFFQKALENFKQMQVAGVKPNSATFVTVLPACAKTGALEEGMYFHEKIIKSGFLSDDVVMNALIDMYAKCGSIQKAYELFDKMPQRNLESWNTMITAYAQKGLLCKALRLFKEMPYRDVVSWNVIIAGYARNGFVENALETFKQMQLSTVKPDSTTFASILPACAKMRYLEHGMGIHQIIVESRLLSDVVVASALIDMYAKCGSMQKAQKLFEKMPEKDLVSWNAIIAVYTLNGLVGKALEAFNQMQLAGVKSNSITFITILPACSKMGALEHGMVFHGKLIENGFLLDVPAVNALIDMYAKCASIQRACSIFEKMPKKTVVTWNTMIAGYAQNRCVEEALEIFKKMQLACVKPDAATFASILPACASIGDLEQGMVFHQRIIQSGFLSDVLVANALIDIYTKCGIIHKARDLFDKISERDVVSFNAMIAGYAMHGYGKDALKLFEFMKHSGIYPNHISFICVICACSHAGLVDEGCNYFNSMSEFYCILPTTDHYVCMVDLLGRAGYLEEALNIIIKMATKPTAVVWTCLLGACRSHKKMGLGAYTATFVFELDPKTAPPYVLLSDIYADVGSWSDIQIVRKLMKEREIKKVPACSWIQVHRIVHVFYVGDR, from the coding sequence ATGCCATCCACTGCTCTGCTTTTGCCAACAATGCGCTTTCAGAGGGTATGCTCTTCCACTCTTTCATCACTGAAATGTGATTTGCTAGACACGGTGTTTCAAAATCAGCTTATCAACATGTATGCCAAGTGCGGCGGCTTGGTAGATGCTCGTCAAGTTTTCGACGAAATGAGAGCGCGAGATCTCTTTTCATGGAATGTGATTATTGCAACTCACCAAAGACATGGTTCTCTTCACGAGGCATTGACACTCTTTAACCGAATGCGAGATTCAGGTGTCCAAGCTGATCAGTTTATCTTTGCCAGTATCCTCCCAGTGTGTGCCAGATTGGGAGCCTTGGAAGAGGGTAGGggtatccatcaaagcataatcgaaagTGGGTTTCTGTCCGATGGAATAGTTGTAAATGCCCTGATATATATGTATGTGAAATGTGGAAGCATTCGGAAAGCACgagaactgtttgacaaaatgcctctaAGAAATGTGGTTTCATGGACAGCAATGATAGCAGGATATGCAAAATTTGGGTTTTTTCAAAAGGCTTTggagaatttcaagcaaatgcaagtggcaggtgtaaagccaaactcTGCAACCTTTGTCACCGTGCTTCCTGCATGTGCCAAAACGGGAGCTTTAGAAGAGGGAATGTATTTccatgagaagataattaaaagCGGATTTTTGTCAGATGATGTAGTTATgaatgccttgatagacatgtacGCTAAATGCGGAAGCATACAGAAAGCGTACGaattgtttgataaaatgcctcaGAGAAATCTGGAATCATGGAATACGATGATTACAGCATATGCACAAAAAGGTCTTCTTTGTAAGGCTTTAAGACTTTTCAAAGAAATGCCATATAGAGATGTGGTTTCATGGAATGTGATAATTGCAGGATACGCACGAAATGGGTTTGTGGAAAATGCCTTGGAgacttttaagcaaatgcaattgtcGACTGTAAAGCCagactccacaacctttgccagcattcttccagcctgtgccaaaatgagaTATTTGGAACATGGTATGGGTATCCATCAGATTATAGTGGAAAGCAgacttttgtcagatgttgtagttgctagtgccctaatagacatgtatgcaaaatgcggAAGCATGCAGAAGGCGCAGAAACTGTTTGAGAAAATGCCTGAAAAAGATTTGGTTTCATGGAATGCGATAATTGCAGTATACACACTTAATGGACTTGTCGGAAAGGCCTTGGAAGCTTTTaatcaaatgcaattggcaggtgtgaaGTCAAACTCCATAACATTTATCACCATCCTCCCAGCCTgttccaaaatgggagctttggagcaCGGTATGGTTTTCCATGGAAAATTAATTGAAAACGGATTTCTGTTGGACGTGCCCGCTGTAAATGCACTgatagatatgtatgcaaaatgtgcaaGTATACAAAGGGCGTGCAgtatttttgaaaaaatgcctaaaAAAACTGTGGTCACATGGAatacaatgattgcaggatatgcacaaaatagatgtGTTGAAGAGGCTTTGGAGATTtttaagaaaatgcaattggcatgTGTAAAGCCAGATGctgcaacctttgccagcatccttccAGCCTGTGCCAGTATAGgtgatttggaacagggtatggtaTTCCATCAAAGAATAATCCAAAGTGGATTTCTGTCCGATGTCTTAGTCGCAAACGCCCTGATAGACATCTATACAAAATGTGGAATCATACACAAGGCTCGTGATTTGTTTGACAAAATATCTGAACGAGATGTGGTTTCATtcaatgcaatgattgcaggatatgcaatgCATGGCTATGGCAAAGATGCTCTTAAACTCTTTGAATTTATGAAGCATTCTGGAATATACCCTAACCACATAAGCTTCATTTGTGTTATATGTGCATGCAGCCATGCAGGTTTAGTGGACGAGGGTTGTAACTATTTTAACAGCATGAGTGAATTTTACTGCATTCTGCCTACAACGGATCATTATGTTtgcatggttgaccttcttggcCGTGCTGGCTATCTTGAGGAAGCTCTAAATATTATCATCAAAATGGCAACTAAACCTACTGCAGTTGTGTGGACATGTTTGCTTGGTGCCTGTAGATCACATAAGAAGATGGGGTTAGGAGCATATACAGCAACTTTCGTTTTCGAACTGGATCCGAAAACTGCCCCACCTTATGTTCTTCTATCAGACATTTATGCAGACGTGGGCAGTTGGAGTGATATTCAAATTGTAAGGAAATTgatgaaagagagagaaataaaAAAGGTTCCTGCATGTAGTTGGATTCAAGTTCATAGAATAGTACATGTGTTTTATGTTGGAGACAGATGA